One window from the genome of Pedococcus badiiscoriae encodes:
- a CDS encoding MarP family serine protease produces MFLGLTVLDYLLILLFISYGFTGFRQGLVVSVLSLAGFFIGGALAMWLLPLAIGHWAELQASPLLRSVVLIAGVFILASAGQALAVTVGRRLRSQLKIKPVQWFDATAGAVAVVLSAAVLVWFIAGALRGGAPAPIAKAIGESRVLRTIDNVVPPGTSRLFASFREVLDREGFPRVFDGLQSERIAPVAPPDPSVVETAGVRQAAASVIKITGVAASCNRGQEGSGWVVAPERVVTNAHVVAGMDTATLRIHGTGRSYTGRVVIFDARRDLAVLSVPGLPAEPLRLGPDLSRGDAGVVAGFPLDGPYRLDAARVREIVDARGSDIYGSPGTSRQVYSLYAQIRPGNSGGPLLSTDGRVVGVVFAKSLDDASTGYALTMDEARPVLAAASGASTPVDTGACVAG; encoded by the coding sequence ATGTTCCTCGGACTCACCGTCCTGGACTACCTCCTCATCCTGCTTTTCATCAGCTACGGCTTCACGGGGTTCCGGCAAGGGCTGGTGGTCAGCGTCCTGTCGCTCGCCGGGTTCTTCATCGGCGGAGCGCTCGCCATGTGGCTGCTCCCGTTGGCCATCGGGCACTGGGCCGAGCTCCAGGCCTCGCCACTGCTGCGCTCGGTCGTGCTCATCGCGGGAGTCTTCATCCTCGCCTCGGCAGGCCAGGCCCTGGCCGTCACGGTCGGCCGCAGGCTCCGGTCGCAGCTCAAGATCAAGCCGGTCCAGTGGTTCGACGCCACGGCCGGCGCAGTGGCTGTCGTCCTGTCGGCCGCTGTCCTCGTCTGGTTCATCGCGGGCGCGCTCCGCGGTGGCGCCCCGGCACCCATCGCCAAGGCCATCGGTGAGTCCCGGGTGCTGCGCACCATCGACAACGTGGTGCCTCCGGGTACCTCGAGGCTCTTCGCGTCGTTCCGTGAGGTGCTCGACCGTGAGGGGTTCCCGCGGGTCTTCGACGGGCTCCAGAGCGAGCGGATCGCGCCCGTCGCCCCCCCGGACCCGTCCGTGGTCGAGACGGCGGGTGTCCGTCAGGCGGCGGCCTCCGTCATCAAGATCACCGGCGTCGCGGCGTCCTGCAACCGTGGACAGGAGGGCAGCGGCTGGGTCGTCGCCCCCGAGCGGGTCGTGACCAACGCCCACGTCGTCGCCGGCATGGACACGGCGACCCTGCGCATCCACGGCACGGGGCGCTCCTACACCGGTCGCGTCGTCATCTTCGACGCCCGGCGTGACCTCGCCGTGCTCTCCGTGCCCGGGCTTCCCGCGGAGCCGCTGCGCCTGGGCCCGGACCTGTCCCGCGGGGACGCTGGGGTCGTGGCCGGTTTCCCGCTCGACGGGCCGTACCGGCTCGACGCGGCCCGCGTCCGCGAGATCGTCGATGCCCGTGGTTCGGACATCTATGGCAGTCCGGGCACCAGTCGGCAGGTCTACTCGCTGTACGCCCAGATCCGACCCGGCAACTCCGGTGGTCCGCTGCTCTCGACCGACGGGCGGGTCGTCGGGGTGGTGTTCGCGAAGTCGCTGGACGACGCCAGCACCGGGTATGCGCTGACCATGGACGAGGCTCGACCCGTGCTCGCTGCCGCGTCAGGCGCGTCCACGCCGGTCGACACCGGCGCCTGCGTCGCCGGCTGA
- the nth gene encoding endonuclease III, which translates to MYRMLHEHYPYAHCELDFESPLQLLVATVLSAQTTDVMVNKVTPQLFARYPDAAALAGADREEMEALLKPTGFFRAKTNSVMKLGADLVERFDGEVPPRMKDLVTLPGVGRKTANVVLGNAFGIPGITVDTHFGRLVRRFGWTAEDDPVKVETAVGALIPRKEWTMLSHVLIFHGRRTCHAKKPACGACPVARLCPSYGIGETDPVKADKLLKFELAPGATNPYAASALAANEVALS; encoded by the coding sequence ATGTACCGGATGCTGCACGAGCACTACCCCTACGCCCACTGCGAGCTCGACTTCGAGAGTCCCCTGCAGCTCCTCGTGGCGACGGTCCTGTCGGCCCAGACCACCGACGTGATGGTCAACAAGGTGACGCCCCAGCTCTTCGCTCGCTACCCCGACGCGGCAGCGCTCGCCGGTGCCGACCGCGAGGAGATGGAGGCCCTGCTCAAGCCCACCGGGTTCTTCCGTGCCAAGACGAACTCGGTGATGAAGCTCGGCGCAGACCTCGTCGAGCGCTTCGACGGGGAGGTGCCGCCGCGGATGAAGGACCTGGTGACGCTGCCCGGTGTGGGACGCAAGACCGCCAACGTCGTGCTCGGCAACGCGTTCGGCATCCCGGGCATCACCGTCGACACCCACTTCGGCAGGCTGGTGCGCCGCTTCGGCTGGACCGCCGAGGACGATCCGGTCAAGGTCGAGACGGCGGTCGGGGCGCTGATCCCGCGCAAGGAGTGGACGATGCTGTCGCACGTCCTGATCTTCCACGGCCGTCGCACCTGCCACGCCAAGAAGCCCGCCTGCGGAGCCTGCCCGGTCGCGCGGCTCTGTCCTTCGTACGGCATCGGGGAGACCGACCCGGTCAAGGCCGACAAGCTGCTCAAGTTCGAGCTCGCTCCCGGCGCGACCAACCCGTATGCCGCCTCGGCGCTGGCCGCGAACGAGGTGGCCCTCTCGTGA
- a CDS encoding alpha/beta fold hydrolase — translation MSLDASMALVEGPWEHRFVAANGARFHVAEQGEGPVVLLLHGFPQFWWAWRHQLQALADAGYRACAMDLRGYGASDKPPRGYDTRTSATDVASVLRSLGASRAVVVGHGWGGWIAWSMPTLQPTVTRAIASLSMPHPLVFRRASFVNPRQVRANAYLGGLQRPFVPERQMTVHGGYVQRLLREWASPEGIWPSPEEARTYADAMALPFVAHSAAEYYRWVVRSQIRPDGWRFAARMRTTISLPVLQLHGEHDAAVLPDTSSDSADFVTGPFERHLVPGAGHFLPEEAPDAVNEHLIAWLATLR, via the coding sequence ATGAGTCTCGACGCCTCGATGGCCCTCGTCGAGGGCCCGTGGGAGCACCGGTTCGTCGCCGCGAACGGCGCTCGGTTCCACGTGGCGGAGCAGGGTGAGGGACCGGTAGTCCTTCTGCTGCACGGGTTTCCGCAGTTCTGGTGGGCCTGGCGGCACCAGCTGCAGGCGCTCGCGGATGCCGGCTACCGGGCCTGCGCGATGGACCTGCGCGGCTATGGCGCGTCCGACAAACCACCGCGGGGCTACGACACCCGCACGTCGGCCACCGACGTCGCCTCGGTCCTGCGCTCGCTCGGCGCCTCGCGCGCGGTCGTCGTCGGCCACGGGTGGGGCGGTTGGATCGCCTGGAGCATGCCGACGCTGCAGCCGACAGTCACCCGCGCGATCGCCTCGCTGTCGATGCCGCACCCGCTGGTCTTCCGCAGGGCGTCGTTCGTCAACCCCCGCCAGGTCAGGGCCAATGCCTACCTCGGCGGCTTGCAACGGCCGTTCGTCCCGGAGCGGCAGATGACCGTGCACGGCGGGTACGTCCAGCGGCTGCTGCGTGAGTGGGCCTCGCCCGAGGGGATCTGGCCCTCCCCCGAGGAGGCCCGGACGTATGCCGACGCCATGGCGCTGCCGTTCGTGGCCCACTCGGCCGCCGAGTACTACCGGTGGGTCGTGCGCAGCCAGATCCGACCCGACGGCTGGCGGTTCGCGGCACGCATGCGGACGACCATCAGCCTGCCGGTGCTCCAGCTCCACGGCGAGCACGACGCAGCGGTGCTGCCCGACACGTCCAGCGACTCGGCGGACTTCGTCACCGGGCCGTTCGAGCGCCACCTGGTGCCGGGCGCTGGTCACTTCCTGCCCGAAGAAGCGCCAGACGCGGTGAACGAGCACCTCATCGCCTGGCTCGCCACGCTGCGCTGA
- a CDS encoding CoA pyrophosphatase, with the protein MTAARPAWLDRARDAILAADQGYFATFAPPPEGGQRSSVMILFGPSAGSAGGSGGTSVGGSAGSGEDVVLTERAHTLRTQPGDISFPGGKREPSDTSAAAAALRETQEEVGIDPATIDVVATLPDIYLSPRQFVVTPVLGWWREPGPLDAVDPVEVHRAVRAPLADLLDPAARFTVSHPSGYRGPGFEFDGLFVWGFTAGLLSAVLDFGGLTVPWDRSVERPLPDRYRPGGPQDALTKTATEGRA; encoded by the coding sequence GTGACCGCCGCCCGACCTGCGTGGCTGGACCGTGCCCGCGACGCGATCCTCGCCGCCGACCAGGGGTACTTCGCGACGTTCGCGCCACCGCCGGAGGGTGGGCAGCGCTCCAGCGTGATGATCCTGTTCGGTCCCTCTGCCGGGTCGGCCGGCGGGTCCGGCGGCACGTCGGTCGGCGGCTCCGCCGGGTCCGGCGAGGACGTCGTGCTGACCGAGCGGGCGCACACTCTGCGCACCCAGCCCGGCGACATCTCCTTCCCCGGCGGCAAGCGGGAGCCGTCGGACACCTCCGCCGCGGCGGCCGCCCTGCGCGAGACGCAGGAGGAGGTGGGGATCGACCCGGCGACCATCGACGTCGTCGCGACCCTGCCGGACATCTACCTCAGCCCCCGGCAGTTCGTCGTCACCCCGGTGCTCGGGTGGTGGCGCGAGCCCGGGCCGCTGGACGCCGTGGACCCGGTCGAGGTGCACCGCGCGGTCCGCGCACCGCTCGCCGACCTGCTGGATCCGGCCGCCCGGTTCACCGTGTCGCACCCCAGCGGGTACCGCGGTCCGGGGTTCGAGTTCGACGGCCTGTTCGTGTGGGGGTTCACCGCGGGACTGCTGTCGGCGGTCCTCGATTTCGGCGGATTGACCGTTCCGTGGGACCGTAGCGTTGAGCGTCCACTCCCCGACCGCTATCGTCCGGGCGGGCCACAGGACGCCCTGACCAAGACCGCGACGGAAGGCCGGGCCTGA